Proteins from one Salaquimonas pukyongi genomic window:
- the phoU gene encoding phosphate signaling complex protein PhoU, protein MESSHIVKSFDEELGAIESLLLEMGGLVETQIAESMEGLITGDMELCDKVRKDDAKVDALEVKTDELAVRILALRQPVAGDLRTIVCALRISSNLERIGDYSKNIAKRAVLIKGDAKVGSSANTLKRMARMVKAMVGDVLDAFVSRDVAMADELRQRDEEVDHMHNTLFRELLTHMMEDPRNITVCMHLLFIAKNLERIGDHVTGIAEQISYLVNGELPDDDRPKSDLVDSIAQKPVKAVN, encoded by the coding sequence ATGGAAAGCTCCCACATTGTCAAATCCTTCGACGAGGAACTCGGCGCAATCGAGAGCCTGCTTCTTGAAATGGGCGGCCTTGTCGAGACGCAGATTGCCGAAAGCATGGAAGGGTTGATAACCGGCGACATGGAGCTTTGCGATAAGGTCCGCAAGGATGATGCAAAGGTCGATGCCCTGGAAGTCAAGACCGACGAACTGGCGGTTCGCATACTTGCGCTGCGCCAGCCGGTTGCAGGCGATCTTCGCACCATAGTCTGCGCCCTGCGCATCTCCTCCAACCTCGAGCGGATTGGCGACTATTCCAAGAACATCGCCAAGCGGGCAGTGCTTATCAAAGGAGATGCCAAAGTAGGCTCATCTGCAAATACGCTCAAACGCATGGCCAGAATGGTCAAGGCAATGGTGGGCGACGTGCTCGATGCTTTCGTTTCGCGCGATGTGGCAATGGCCGACGAGCTGCGCCAGCGGGACGAAGAGGTCGATCACATGCACAACACGCTGTTTCGTGAGCTCCTAACTCATATGATGGAAGACCCGCGCAACATCACCGTCTGCATGCACCTGCTTTTCATTGCAAAAAACCTTGAACGTATCGGCGACCACGTAACCGGCATTGCCGAGCAGATTTCCTATCTCGTCAATGGTGAACTCCCCGACGATGACAGGCCGAAAAGCGATCTTGTCGATTCGATCGCGCAAAAGCCGGTCAAGGCAGTGAACTAG
- a CDS encoding TIGR02302 family protein, with translation MNRSGKSGRAESAPDSRGEPPAGAAPGLLVRGLAWLAVAWERLWPLLVPAFVLFCLFLTVSWLGVWTRIPDWARYVALGLFAVAGLWAVMPLRQWRAPNARETIDRIEKASDLIHRPVTAQVDRQANKADPFAAALWEEHRRRMAEKVKDLSSGTVSPDGNRYDRYALRALVPIVAFAALGYSYSLNGGRVGDAFGPQLDRAAILSRLDVWITPPTYTAKPPLYLETAALVKENGEGSAGEDGSRVTPGAVTTLSGSALTIRHVDLEGIGHTISARLRTSGTTQPLQRDTGDATQAVRFSSVLEEDAQLEVLVGEEVLASWAVTVEQDVAPVIRLDEMPAAARSGALELNYSVEDDYGVVSARALFSRVKPESDPDARPLVEPPQLPLPLPRARAKSGATKVNRDLSSHPWAGSEVELVLEAKDDPGQIGRSQPARFVLPGRNFADPLARALVEQRRILALNANDAPLVADLLDAVTTHPETFSMDMGAYIVLRSTYRMVARAPSDDKLREAMNVLWETALALELGDLSEVERRLREAQEKLSEALENGAGDEEIERLMEELRQAMNDFLEQMARELAENPIQNNPMRNMDNFEFLTQRDLERMMKRIEDLAKSGSKDAARELLSELQRMMDNLMAGQHQQQRRAEGNELNQALDQLSELMQRQQELMEETFSMQRRQPSQGQQQRQNQQGENQQGQNQQGQNNPQDGEGEMTPEEFAEALEQLRRQQEALREQLGELGQQLEDLGLDPSEQFGEAGEEMAEAGENLGKGDSGAAAGDQGQALDALRRGAQSMMQQMAGDRNQGGQQPSDQAGNPQQRQDGTDPLGRRNQARGRIDDGDTRIPGEVDAQRAREIMEAIRRRLSDPLRPLLERNYLERLLKSR, from the coding sequence GTGAACCGTTCCGGCAAATCAGGACGGGCGGAAAGCGCCCCCGATAGCCGCGGCGAGCCGCCAGCCGGCGCGGCGCCCGGACTGCTGGTGCGTGGCCTCGCCTGGCTGGCGGTTGCCTGGGAAAGGCTGTGGCCCCTGCTGGTGCCGGCCTTTGTTCTGTTCTGCCTGTTTCTTACCGTCTCCTGGCTTGGTGTGTGGACGCGTATTCCCGATTGGGCACGCTATGTCGCGCTTGGCCTGTTTGCCGTGGCCGGATTGTGGGCCGTTATGCCGCTGCGTCAGTGGCGTGCGCCGAACGCCCGGGAAACCATCGACCGGATCGAGAAGGCTTCCGATCTGATTCACCGCCCGGTGACGGCGCAGGTGGACCGGCAGGCGAATAAAGCCGATCCGTTTGCGGCCGCGTTATGGGAAGAGCACCGCCGGCGCATGGCGGAAAAAGTGAAAGATCTCTCCTCGGGCACGGTATCTCCCGACGGCAACCGGTATGACCGCTACGCCCTGCGCGCCCTGGTGCCGATTGTCGCATTTGCAGCCCTTGGCTATTCCTACAGCCTCAATGGAGGGCGTGTTGGCGACGCCTTCGGTCCACAACTTGACCGGGCCGCCATTCTTTCCCGCCTGGATGTGTGGATCACGCCACCCACTTACACGGCAAAGCCGCCTCTGTATCTGGAAACCGCCGCTCTGGTGAAGGAGAACGGCGAAGGCAGTGCCGGAGAAGATGGCAGCAGAGTTACGCCCGGTGCGGTGACGACCCTGTCGGGCAGCGCCCTGACGATACGCCATGTGGACCTGGAAGGCATCGGTCATACGATTTCAGCCCGCCTGCGCACCTCCGGCACAACGCAGCCACTGCAGCGCGATACAGGGGATGCGACGCAAGCTGTACGTTTTTCAAGCGTGCTGGAAGAAGATGCCCAACTCGAGGTGCTGGTCGGCGAAGAGGTTTTGGCTTCCTGGGCAGTGACCGTCGAACAGGACGTGGCGCCGGTTATCAGGCTTGATGAAATGCCGGCTGCTGCCCGCAGTGGCGCACTGGAACTCAACTATTCGGTCGAGGACGACTATGGTGTGGTTTCCGCACGCGCCCTGTTTTCCCGCGTGAAACCGGAAAGCGATCCTGATGCCCGTCCCCTGGTGGAGCCACCGCAATTGCCGCTGCCACTGCCGCGCGCGCGCGCAAAAAGCGGCGCCACCAAGGTGAACCGGGACCTGTCGAGCCATCCATGGGCCGGCAGCGAAGTTGAGCTCGTGCTGGAGGCAAAGGACGATCCGGGACAGATAGGCAGGTCGCAACCGGCGCGCTTTGTTCTTCCAGGACGAAATTTTGCCGATCCCCTTGCACGGGCGCTGGTGGAACAGCGCCGTATCCTGGCCCTCAATGCCAATGATGCCCCTCTTGTTGCCGATCTGCTTGATGCGGTGACAACGCATCCTGAGACATTCAGCATGGACATGGGGGCCTATATCGTTCTGCGCAGCACCTACCGGATGGTTGCCCGCGCGCCGAGCGATGACAAGCTGCGCGAAGCCATGAATGTATTGTGGGAAACAGCGCTGGCTTTGGAACTTGGCGACCTCTCGGAGGTAGAGCGGCGGCTGCGGGAAGCACAGGAAAAACTCTCCGAAGCATTGGAGAACGGTGCTGGTGATGAGGAGATCGAGCGCCTGATGGAAGAGTTGCGTCAGGCGATGAACGATTTTCTGGAGCAGATGGCAAGAGAACTTGCCGAAAACCCGATCCAGAACAATCCCATGCGCAACATGGACAATTTCGAGTTTCTGACCCAGCGTGATCTTGAACGCATGATGAAGCGTATCGAAGATCTGGCAAAATCCGGCTCCAAGGATGCGGCACGGGAGCTGCTCAGTGAATTGCAGCGCATGATGGACAACCTCATGGCCGGTCAGCATCAGCAGCAGCGCCGCGCCGAAGGCAATGAACTTAATCAGGCACTCGACCAATTGTCCGAGCTCATGCAGCGTCAGCAGGAATTGATGGAAGAAACATTTTCCATGCAACGCCGTCAACCGAGCCAGGGCCAGCAGCAGAGGCAAAACCAGCAAGGCGAAAATCAGCAGGGGCAAAACCAGCAGGGCCAGAACAATCCGCAGGATGGTGAAGGCGAGATGACACCTGAGGAGTTCGCCGAGGCACTTGAACAGTTGCGCCGCCAGCAGGAAGCCCTGCGCGAGCAATTGGGCGAACTGGGTCAGCAGTTGGAGGATTTGGGCCTCGATCCCTCAGAACAGTTTGGTGAGGCGGGTGAGGAAATGGCTGAAGCAGGCGAAAATCTCGGCAAGGGCGACAGTGGTGCCGCAGCAGGTGATCAAGGCCAGGCGCTGGATGCACTGCGCCGTGGTGCGCAATCCATGATGCAGCAAATGGCGGGCGATCGTAATCAGGGCGGCCAACAGCCGTCGGACCAGGCCGGCAATCCCCAGCAGCGCCAGGACGGCACCGATCCGCTCGGGCGCCGTAACCAGGCACGTGGCCGGATCGATGATGGCGATACCCGCATCCCCGGTGAGGTCGATGCGCAGCGCGCCCGCGAGATCATGGAAGCCATCCGCCGCCGCCTTTCCGATCCGCTGCGGCCGCTCCTGGAGCGCAACTATCTGGAAAGACTGCTGAAAAGCCGTTAG
- a CDS encoding divergent polysaccharide deacetylase family protein: MNELNRPLGVKSQARKGPKPARSGNLLGLVSLLFAVAAMGLAGWLYLAKEPPIQIAGVPAADSPSQENSEETEDNPAAPPGNETDDEPADESAAENQGVTGLTPLQPSGNIAVPEPRPPRAAPQEAGLAHLPDPELVERGATGAIPRRSHDGRKPMDVYAREPDTTGNFGVARVVLIVGGIGISQTSSQEAVRKLPGTVTLAFAATGNSLMRWMQAARKKGHELLLQVPMEPYGASGNPAGSRLINSAASAEENLANLHWAMSRITNYVGIMNYQGGKLLSEPGALKPVFDEIAGRGLLFVDDGSSGANRSKAVADASLLPYARAHILIDAKRTRQDIAKQLEALVKEAKRTGLAIGVSNGYSETIDMIADFSSRANALGVEITPVSAIVSDPERQR, encoded by the coding sequence GTGAATGAGTTGAACCGGCCACTCGGGGTCAAATCGCAAGCCCGCAAAGGCCCCAAACCGGCGAGGAGCGGCAATCTGCTGGGCCTTGTTTCCCTGCTGTTTGCCGTTGCAGCAATGGGGCTTGCCGGCTGGCTCTATCTTGCCAAGGAACCTCCAATCCAAATTGCCGGAGTTCCTGCTGCAGATTCCCCCTCGCAAGAAAATTCTGAAGAAACAGAAGACAATCCCGCAGCACCGCCGGGCAATGAAACAGACGATGAACCGGCAGATGAAAGCGCTGCGGAAAACCAGGGCGTAACCGGCCTGACGCCACTGCAACCATCAGGAAACATTGCCGTTCCCGAGCCCCGCCCTCCCAGAGCAGCGCCCCAGGAAGCCGGCCTTGCCCATCTGCCAGATCCCGAGCTTGTCGAACGGGGGGCGACAGGGGCCATTCCCAGGCGCTCGCACGACGGCAGAAAGCCGATGGATGTCTACGCCCGCGAGCCGGATACAACCGGCAATTTCGGCGTTGCACGGGTGGTTCTCATCGTGGGCGGCATCGGTATCAGCCAGACCAGTTCCCAGGAAGCCGTACGCAAACTGCCGGGGACAGTAACACTTGCCTTTGCGGCCACGGGCAACAGCCTGATGCGCTGGATGCAGGCAGCAAGAAAAAAGGGCCATGAACTGCTGTTGCAGGTTCCCATGGAACCTTATGGCGCATCCGGAAATCCTGCCGGTTCGCGCCTGATCAACAGCGCGGCAAGTGCGGAAGAAAACCTTGCCAATCTGCACTGGGCGATGAGCCGTATCACCAATTATGTGGGCATCATGAATTATCAGGGCGGCAAGCTGCTGAGCGAACCGGGCGCCCTCAAGCCCGTGTTTGACGAGATTGCCGGGCGGGGTCTGCTTTTTGTCGATGACGGCTCATCCGGCGCCAATCGCAGCAAGGCGGTGGCGGATGCATCGCTCCTGCCCTATGCGCGGGCACACATATTGATCGATGCAAAGCGCACACGCCAGGACATCGCCAAACAGCTGGAAGCACTGGTGAAGGAGGCCAAGCGAACAGGCCTCGCCATTGGCGTTTCCAACGGTTATTCGGAAACCATCGACATGATTGCGGACTTTTCGAGCAGGGCGAATGCGCTTGGTGTCGAAATCACGCCAGTGTCTGCAATTGTAAGTGATCCCGAGAGACAACGTTGA
- a CDS encoding GNAT family N-acetyltransferase, with protein sequence MVICDPSSTTFFVPMLCDRLTIRPSRPEDQSAILSVERKAFGRKDEARLVDQLIPAPLNTVSLVAECDGLVIGHILLTEIEAPVRALALAPLAVLADYREMQVGSALVRAAIETARSEGFDAIFVLGDVFYYERFGFSSKLADPFSVRWQGRQFMVLELKEGVLKGRKGKLEYPEPFLR encoded by the coding sequence ATGGTTATCTGTGATCCATCATCCACAACCTTCTTCGTGCCCATGCTTTGTGACCGATTGACCATCCGCCCTTCCCGCCCGGAAGATCAATCCGCAATCCTGTCCGTTGAGCGCAAAGCCTTTGGCCGCAAGGATGAGGCCCGGCTGGTGGATCAGCTCATTCCCGCACCGCTGAACACGGTTTCGCTCGTTGCCGAATGCGACGGCCTTGTGATCGGCCATATCCTGCTAACAGAGATCGAGGCACCGGTAAGGGCACTTGCCCTGGCACCGCTGGCGGTATTGGCCGATTACCGGGAAATGCAGGTCGGCAGTGCGCTGGTTCGCGCTGCAATCGAGACGGCCAGGAGCGAGGGCTTTGATGCCATCTTTGTGTTGGGGGATGTCTTTTATTATGAGCGCTTCGGCTTTTCCAGCAAGCTGGCAGACCCGTTTTCGGTGCGATGGCAGGGGCGCCAGTTCATGGTATTGGAACTGAAGGAAGGCGTCCTGAAAGGCCGCAAGGGCAAGCTCGAATATCCTGAACCTTTCCTGCGGTAA
- a CDS encoding pirin family protein has product MSIRPTTRISQAQPTLEGAGVKLHRAFGFGDPSLADPFLLFDDFRNDNPEDYLRGFPWHPHRGIETITYVLNGAVEHGDSLGNTGALAAGDVQWMTAGSGILHQEMPKGDTKGRMHGFQLWANLPSALKMTDPRYQDVKAAEIPEIIDDDGTRIKVICGSFWGKSGPVDGIAANPRYLDVFVPAGVRKILPADTWQKTFAYVFEGSGIFADASDPFGVLLEKEVDGQELHIREQAGDRSLVLFGTGDEIAVQAGEEGIRFLLVSGAPIQEPVAWHGPIVMNTREELQAAIRELNDGTFIKKSA; this is encoded by the coding sequence ATGTCCATTCGGCCCACTACCCGGATTTCGCAGGCCCAGCCGACCCTTGAAGGAGCCGGCGTAAAACTGCATCGCGCATTTGGTTTCGGCGATCCTTCGCTTGCCGATCCCTTCCTTCTTTTTGATGATTTCCGCAACGATAATCCGGAGGATTATCTGCGCGGCTTCCCCTGGCATCCCCATCGCGGCATCGAAACCATCACCTATGTATTGAATGGTGCCGTCGAACATGGCGACTCCCTGGGTAATACCGGAGCGCTGGCGGCCGGAGACGTACAGTGGATGACGGCAGGTTCCGGCATCCTGCATCAGGAAATGCCCAAGGGTGACACGAAAGGCCGCATGCACGGCTTTCAGCTCTGGGCTAACCTGCCCTCTGCGTTGAAGATGACAGATCCGCGCTATCAGGATGTAAAAGCCGCGGAAATACCGGAAATCATCGATGACGACGGCACCCGGATCAAAGTGATCTGCGGCTCGTTCTGGGGCAAATCCGGCCCCGTGGATGGAATCGCCGCCAACCCCCGTTACCTGGATGTGTTTGTCCCTGCCGGGGTGCGCAAGATTCTGCCGGCCGATACATGGCAAAAAACCTTTGCCTATGTGTTCGAGGGATCGGGCATCTTTGCTGACGCTTCCGACCCGTTTGGCGTATTGCTTGAAAAGGAAGTCGATGGCCAGGAACTGCATATTCGTGAGCAGGCCGGTGACCGGTCGCTTGTACTGTTTGGCACCGGCGATGAGATTGCAGTACAGGCCGGCGAAGAAGGCATCCGCTTTCTTCTTGTCTCTGGTGCGCCGATCCAGGAACCGGTCGCCTGGCACGGGCCCATCGTCATGAACACCCGTGAAGAGCTGCAAGCCGCCATCCGCGAGCTTAATGACGGAACATTCATCAAGAAGTCGGCATGA
- the phoB gene encoding phosphate regulon transcriptional regulator PhoB, producing MVSTEPPLVLIVEDEPAQTELLRYNFDKTGFRTITAADGEEGVLLARERRPDLIVLDWMLPELSGIEVCRQLKRDAEVRQIPVMMLTARGEETDKVRGLDTGADDYVVKPYSVNELLARARALLRRANPASMGETLVHGDLVLDQVQHKVIRNSKPVKLGPTEFRLLTVLMERPGRVWSRGQLLDRVWGQDMEIDYRTVDVHVGRLRKALRQEGKADPIRTVRAAGYSLDYEG from the coding sequence ATGGTGTCAACTGAACCGCCGCTTGTCCTTATTGTTGAGGATGAGCCCGCCCAGACGGAGCTGTTGCGGTACAATTTCGACAAGACCGGCTTCCGCACGATCACCGCGGCGGATGGTGAGGAGGGTGTGTTGCTCGCCCGTGAAAGGCGCCCCGATCTCATTGTTCTCGACTGGATGCTGCCTGAGCTTTCCGGCATCGAGGTTTGCCGCCAATTAAAGCGCGATGCGGAAGTGCGGCAGATTCCCGTCATGATGCTGACGGCCCGCGGCGAGGAAACGGACAAGGTGAGGGGCCTTGATACCGGTGCCGACGACTATGTCGTAAAGCCGTATTCGGTTAATGAACTGCTGGCCCGCGCCCGCGCGCTGCTGAGGCGTGCCAACCCTGCCAGCATGGGCGAAACGCTGGTTCACGGCGATCTCGTTCTCGATCAGGTCCAGCACAAGGTCATCCGAAACAGCAAACCGGTAAAGCTTGGGCCGACCGAATTCCGGCTGCTTACCGTCCTGATGGAGCGTCCCGGGCGCGTTTGGAGCCGCGGGCAACTGCTCGACAGGGTTTGGGGTCAGGATATGGAAATCGACTACCGTACGGTCGATGTCCATGTCGGCAGGCTGCGCAAGGCCCTTCGGCAGGAGGGCAAGGCCGATCCGATCCGCACCGTGCGCGCCGCCGGTTATTCCCTGGATTATGAGGGTTAG
- a CDS encoding S41 family peptidase, whose protein sequence is MMKKTGLFIVGLLVGVSAGLGATTLVTQMASAKAAGAETYRQLALFGDVFERVRSVYVSEPDEEELVENAINGMLASLDPHSSYLNPKDFSDMRVQTRGEFGGLGIEVTMENELVKVISPIEGTPAAEAGVLAGDLIYQIDGEAVRGLTLQQAVEKMRGPVNTPIELKIQRDGADAPITITVIRDIIKVRSVRWRVERDTIGYIDINSFTEQTDSGLEEAIEKINEQVGADKVTGYVIDLRLNPGGLLDQAVNVSDAFLDRGEIVSTRGRDESDITRYQARPGDLVAGKPIIVLVNGGSASASEIVAGALQDHKRATVLGTRTFGKGSVQTIIQLGGNGALRLTTALYYTPSNTSIQAKGIEPDIKVTQPLPDELKGRVEAAGESRLRGHITGEEEDDEGSGSSAYVPPDPEDDIQLNHALDLIAGAKTAEGVFPPDPSKALPN, encoded by the coding sequence ATAATGAAAAAAACCGGACTGTTCATCGTTGGCCTGCTGGTAGGCGTTTCGGCCGGCCTGGGCGCAACCACTCTGGTCACCCAAATGGCATCTGCCAAGGCCGCCGGGGCGGAGACCTACCGGCAACTGGCCCTGTTTGGCGACGTGTTTGAAAGGGTGCGTTCGGTTTACGTTTCAGAGCCCGATGAAGAGGAACTGGTCGAAAATGCCATTAACGGCATGCTTGCTTCACTCGACCCGCATTCGAGCTACCTGAATCCGAAAGACTTTTCCGACATGCGGGTACAGACCCGCGGTGAATTCGGCGGGCTGGGCATCGAGGTCACCATGGAGAACGAACTGGTGAAGGTCATTTCCCCCATCGAGGGAACACCTGCCGCTGAAGCGGGTGTACTTGCTGGTGACCTGATTTACCAGATCGACGGTGAAGCCGTGCGCGGACTGACCCTGCAGCAAGCCGTTGAAAAAATGCGCGGCCCGGTCAACACCCCAATCGAACTGAAAATCCAGCGCGACGGCGCGGACGCGCCGATAACCATCACCGTGATCCGCGATATCATCAAGGTGCGGTCGGTACGCTGGCGGGTGGAGCGCGACACCATCGGCTATATCGACATCAATTCGTTTACCGAACAGACCGACAGCGGGCTGGAAGAAGCCATCGAGAAAATTAACGAGCAGGTTGGCGCAGACAAGGTCACCGGCTATGTGATCGATCTGCGGCTCAATCCCGGTGGCTTGCTCGATCAGGCCGTCAACGTCTCCGATGCATTTCTTGACCGGGGCGAAATTGTTTCGACCCGCGGGCGCGACGAAAGCGACATCACCCGTTATCAGGCCCGTCCCGGCGATCTGGTGGCAGGCAAACCGATTATCGTTCTGGTGAATGGCGGCTCGGCAAGCGCCTCGGAAATTGTTGCCGGCGCGTTGCAGGATCACAAGCGTGCCACGGTTCTGGGCACCCGCACGTTCGGCAAGGGCTCCGTTCAGACCATTATCCAGCTTGGCGGCAATGGCGCGCTTCGGTTGACCACTGCGCTTTACTACACGCCGTCCAACACCTCCATTCAGGCCAAGGGGATCGAGCCGGACATCAAGGTGACGCAGCCCCTGCCCGATGAATTGAAAGGCCGTGTGGAGGCCGCGGGCGAATCGCGCCTGCGCGGTCACATTACCGGCGAAGAGGAAGATGATGAGGGCTCGGGTTCCTCGGCATATGTCCCGCCCGATCCGGAAGATGACATACAGCTTAACCACGCACTGGACCTGATTGCCGGCGCAAAAACTGCCGAAGGCGTTTTCCCGCCCGATCCATCCAAAGCGCTTCCGAACTGA
- the pstB gene encoding phosphate ABC transporter ATP-binding protein PstB, with the protein MAPKAADAVKMRGQDVSVFYGDKQALFDVNLDIFENQVTALIGPSGCGKSTFLRCLNRMNDTIDICRVTGTITLDGEDIYSPGVDVVELRARVGMVFQKPNPFPKSIRENIAYGPRIHGLTRSKSDLEEIVVTSLQKAGLFEEVKDRLDSPGTGLSGGQQQRLCIARAIAVQPSVILMDEPCSALDPIATAKIEELIDELRQNYSIVIVTHSMQQAARVSQRTAMFHLGYLVEVDQTDKMFTNPDDKRTQDYITGRYG; encoded by the coding sequence ATGGCGCCAAAGGCAGCCGATGCGGTGAAGATGCGCGGCCAGGATGTCAGCGTCTTCTACGGGGACAAACAAGCGTTGTTCGATGTCAATCTCGACATTTTCGAAAACCAGGTTACGGCGCTGATCGGACCGTCAGGCTGCGGTAAGTCGACTTTTCTGAGATGCCTCAACCGGATGAACGACACGATCGACATCTGCCGTGTTACCGGGACGATCACGCTGGATGGTGAGGACATTTACAGTCCCGGTGTGGACGTGGTCGAATTGCGGGCGCGGGTCGGCATGGTTTTCCAGAAGCCCAATCCTTTTCCGAAATCAATTCGGGAAAACATTGCTTATGGCCCGCGCATCCATGGCTTGACCAGATCGAAGAGCGACCTTGAGGAAATCGTGGTCACCAGCCTGCAAAAGGCTGGTCTCTTTGAAGAGGTGAAAGACAGACTGGATTCACCGGGAACCGGGCTTTCCGGCGGTCAGCAGCAGCGGTTGTGCATTGCAAGGGCAATCGCTGTCCAGCCCTCGGTCATCTTGATGGACGAACCCTGTTCTGCCCTGGACCCCATTGCAACGGCCAAGATAGAGGAGTTGATCGACGAGTTGCGCCAGAACTACTCGATCGTCATTGTTACCCATTCCATGCAGCAGGCCGCAAGGGTGTCCCAGCGCACTGCCATGTTCCATCTGGGCTACCTCGTGGAAGTCGATCAAACCGATAAAATGTTCACCAATCCGGACGACAAGCGCACTCAGGACTACATTACCGGCCGTTACGGCTGA
- a CDS encoding RNA pyrophosphohydrolase yields MVLNADGKVWTGHRLTPDNGELSLSDHRWQMPQGGIDKNEDPLEAAKRELWEETGITSVTCLARTKEWITYDLPGELIGTALKGKYRGQKMAWFAFRFEGTEKEINIDQPPDGAPVEFDAWQWTDMEQLPEMVVPFKRGVYEEVVRHFRHLAG; encoded by the coding sequence ATGGTGCTCAATGCCGACGGCAAGGTCTGGACAGGCCACCGGCTGACACCGGACAATGGCGAATTGTCGCTGAGCGATCACCGCTGGCAGATGCCCCAGGGCGGCATTGACAAGAATGAGGATCCACTTGAGGCGGCAAAACGGGAGTTGTGGGAAGAAACCGGAATCACCTCTGTCACCTGTCTTGCCAGAACGAAGGAATGGATTACCTACGACCTGCCCGGGGAATTGATCGGCACGGCGTTGAAAGGCAAGTACCGCGGACAGAAGATGGCCTGGTTTGCCTTCCGGTTCGAAGGCACCGAAAAGGAAATCAATATCGATCAGCCGCCCGATGGCGCGCCGGTCGAGTTCGATGCCTGGCAGTGGACCGATATGGAGCAACTGCCGGAAATGGTCGTCCCCTTCAAGCGCGGCGTGTATGAGGAAGTTGTGCGCCACTTCCGCCATTTGGCTGGATAA
- a CDS encoding vWA domain-containing protein, with protein sequence MPNIDLKQARQRHSHIAGNFLASEKGAFAPTFALAAIAVMASAGIAVDYTQLSRAKTLMNQSLDAAVLAAGREAMEGETSKAKLRTVFDNHLQANFTNHPWLGQSVQVEDFSFNKDTGEVNASLKAPIETAFMGLVGKPVVDVGAYSQAKFSNTAVEVSMVLDVTGSMNRDGKLDALKLAAGDAVDILLPKGKSHKNVRLGLVPYSEGVSLSPGLARKASGQSRRTCMTERRRNPHNDVSPRREKVGADDRTEDCPTNVVRPLTNKRGLLLSDIRNMRADGYTAGHLGISWGYYMLSDNWRQFWPNGSKPNGYGSRTQKIAILMTDGEFNTHFQGVKRSSDPRDQKKKSGGAAKALCTDMKRPKKGGDGITIYSIAFKAPKEAKKTLQACATPGDGKSQYYFDASSNQELRAAFRAIAKDIKTLRLSR encoded by the coding sequence ATGCCCAATATTGATCTCAAACAGGCCCGTCAGCGGCACTCACATATAGCAGGCAATTTTCTTGCAAGCGAGAAAGGTGCGTTTGCACCAACCTTCGCACTTGCTGCCATTGCTGTAATGGCTTCTGCCGGGATTGCGGTTGATTACACCCAGCTTTCCCGCGCAAAGACGCTGATGAACCAGTCGCTGGACGCGGCAGTGTTGGCGGCAGGCCGTGAAGCAATGGAAGGTGAAACCAGCAAGGCCAAGCTGCGTACGGTTTTCGACAATCACCTGCAGGCCAATTTCACCAATCATCCATGGCTTGGCCAGTCGGTACAGGTTGAGGACTTTTCGTTCAACAAAGACACTGGTGAAGTCAACGCGTCCCTGAAGGCGCCGATTGAAACCGCCTTCATGGGATTGGTCGGCAAGCCGGTGGTCGATGTAGGCGCGTACAGCCAGGCCAAATTCTCCAACACGGCTGTTGAAGTGAGCATGGTGCTGGACGTTACCGGCTCCATGAACCGGGATGGCAAACTTGATGCGCTCAAGCTTGCGGCGGGTGATGCCGTCGACATCCTGCTGCCGAAAGGCAAATCGCACAAAAATGTCCGGCTTGGCCTGGTGCCCTATTCGGAGGGGGTCAGCCTGTCTCCGGGACTTGCCCGCAAGGCGAGCGGCCAATCCAGGCGCACCTGCATGACCGAGCGGCGGCGCAACCCGCATAACGATGTTTCTCCCCGCAGGGAAAAGGTTGGTGCCGATGATCGTACCGAGGATTGCCCTACCAATGTTGTGCGGCCGCTCACAAACAAGCGCGGCTTACTGCTGAGTGACATTCGCAACATGCGGGCAGATGGATACACAGCCGGTCATCTGGGTATTTCATGGGGCTATTACATGCTGTCAGACAACTGGCGGCAATTCTGGCCAAACGGTTCGAAGCCTAATGGCTACGGCTCCAGGACACAAAAAATCGCAATCCTGATGACCGATGGCGAATTCAATACCCATTTTCAGGGTGTCAAACGCAGCAGCGATCCCCGCGACCAGAAGAAAAAGTCAGGGGGCGCAGCCAAAGCGCTGTGTACGGACATGAAGCGGCCAAAAAAGGGTGGCGACGGCATAACCATCTATTCGATTGCCTTCAAGGCTCCGAAAGAAGCCAAAAAAACCCTGCAGGCCTGCGCCACGCCTGGCGACGGAAAAAGCCAGTACTATTTTGACGCCAGCAGTAATCAGGAATTGCGGGCTGCGTTCCGCGCCATTGCAAAAGACATCAAGACGCTCCGCCTGTCGCGATAA